One window from the genome of Oceanidesulfovibrio indonesiensis encodes:
- the rplI gene encoding 50S ribosomal protein L9, giving the protein MKLILRADVDNLGSLGDIVTVKPGYGRNYLIPQGLAMPASDSNLKAFELDRKKLQAKMDSAKAEAQDVASKAAAADIVIEVRVGENDRLYGSVTTNDIANAIAAATGVEDEKIDRRKLLLDEPIRALGIYEVPYRPYPGVEEFVTVKVIRFGGTVEEVEEMEAQRRAEEAGEALAAVGAEEEEAAPAEAGTPGVTEPVEPTEESDENA; this is encoded by the coding sequence ATGAAGCTCATACTCAGAGCAGATGTGGACAATCTTGGCTCCCTTGGCGATATCGTCACGGTGAAGCCTGGATATGGCCGCAATTATCTGATTCCCCAGGGCCTTGCCATGCCCGCTTCCGATTCGAACCTCAAGGCGTTCGAGCTCGATCGCAAGAAGCTGCAGGCCAAGATGGACTCCGCCAAGGCCGAGGCCCAGGACGTCGCCTCCAAGGCTGCCGCTGCGGATATCGTCATCGAGGTGCGCGTTGGCGAGAACGATCGCCTGTACGGCTCCGTCACGACGAACGACATCGCCAACGCCATTGCCGCAGCCACCGGCGTGGAGGACGAGAAGATCGACCGTCGCAAGCTCCTGCTCGACGAGCCCATCCGCGCCCTCGGCATCTACGAGGTGCCCTACCGCCCCTATCCCGGTGTGGAGGAATTCGTGACCGTGAAGGTCATCCGTTTCGGCGGCACCGTGGAAGAAGTGGAGGAGATGGAAGCCCAGCGCCGCGCTGAGGAAGCCGGCGAAGCCCTCGCCGCCGTGGGGGCCGAGGAAGAAGAGGCTGCCCCGGCCGAGGCCGGTACTCCCGGCGTGACCGAGCCTGTCGAACCCACAGAGGAGTCGGACGAGAACGCCTAG
- the rpsR gene encoding 30S ribosomal protein S18, translated as MAFKKRFAPRRKFCRFCANPELPLDYKRPDILKDFTTERGKIIARRITGTCAKHQRRLTTEIKRARQMALLYYTATHSSEVLKKTGL; from the coding sequence ATGGCATTCAAGAAACGTTTTGCACCCCGGCGGAAATTCTGCCGTTTCTGCGCGAATCCCGAACTGCCCCTGGACTATAAGCGTCCCGACATCCTGAAGGACTTCACCACGGAGCGGGGCAAGATCATCGCCCGCCGCATTACCGGCACCTGCGCAAAGCATCAGCGCCGGCTCACCACGGAAATCAAGCGCGCCCGGCAGATGGCCCTCCTGTACTACACGGCCACGCATTCGAGCGAGGTGCTCAAGAAGACGGGACTGTAG
- the rpsF gene encoding 30S ribosomal protein S6, whose protein sequence is MRKYETLLLLSPELSSEEMQAVLDNLKGVLEREGASILAEDDWGMRELAYPVRKVMRGHYYRLEYAVDGKAVQELERIIRITEGIFKFVTVQLDAEYEPTSEEAA, encoded by the coding sequence ATGCGAAAGTACGAGACTCTTCTCCTCTTGAGCCCGGAGCTCTCGAGCGAGGAGATGCAGGCTGTTCTGGACAACCTCAAGGGAGTGCTGGAGCGCGAAGGCGCATCCATTCTCGCTGAGGACGATTGGGGCATGCGCGAGCTCGCGTACCCCGTGCGCAAGGTCATGCGCGGCCACTACTACCGGCTGGAATACGCCGTCGACGGAAAGGCCGTGCAGGAACTCGAGCGTATCATTCGTATCACCGAAGGTATCTTCAAGTTCGTTACCGTGCAGCTCGATGCGGAGTACGAGCCCACCAGCGAGGAGGCGGCGTAA
- the alr gene encoding alanine racemase: protein MTIEYNHLRCIIDLDALCANYALLQSMSPESARTIPVIKADAYGHGLCECAHALESLRSRAVATGSPTTYAVGTAEEGANLREAGVGGRILILLGNQHSRDEALCLEHALTPVVSRTGQIRPLAAAARMAGLHADIALKFDTGMARLGFTDADFGDLVDVLASHPNVRPVWAVSHLATADDPQQESFVRAQARRFAAFVDKVRAAGFPVRASIANSAGLIGYPDLAMDGARVGIAMYGANPFAGTVWEEKGAGLRQVMRVEAPVYQVHRLGKGESISYGRTFTAQENMTVAVLGIGYADGYSRGLSNKAEVQIHGRRARIVGRVCMQMTAVDVSHIEGVKPGQYACVLGGDGDTGVTSEELAGWWGTIPYEVFCLLGLNRREFVGET, encoded by the coding sequence ATGACTATCGAGTACAACCATCTGCGCTGCATAATCGACCTGGACGCCCTGTGCGCGAACTACGCGTTGCTGCAGTCCATGTCGCCCGAGTCCGCCCGGACCATTCCCGTCATCAAGGCCGATGCGTATGGCCACGGCTTGTGCGAATGCGCGCATGCCCTGGAGTCGCTGCGCAGCCGTGCGGTCGCAACCGGCTCGCCCACCACCTACGCCGTAGGCACGGCTGAGGAGGGCGCGAACCTGCGCGAAGCCGGTGTGGGCGGACGCATTCTTATTCTGCTGGGCAACCAGCATTCCCGGGACGAGGCCCTGTGTCTGGAGCACGCACTGACGCCAGTGGTCTCGCGCACAGGGCAGATACGTCCCCTTGCCGCGGCGGCGCGCATGGCCGGCCTGCATGCGGACATAGCGCTCAAGTTCGATACCGGCATGGCGCGGCTGGGGTTCACGGACGCGGATTTCGGGGATCTCGTCGACGTTCTGGCGTCCCACCCCAATGTCCGGCCGGTCTGGGCGGTTTCGCATCTGGCCACGGCGGATGATCCGCAGCAGGAATCGTTCGTGCGGGCCCAGGCCCGTCGCTTCGCCGCGTTCGTGGATAAAGTCCGTGCGGCCGGGTTTCCTGTCCGCGCGAGCATCGCGAATTCGGCCGGGCTCATCGGATATCCCGATCTGGCCATGGACGGCGCGCGGGTGGGTATCGCCATGTACGGCGCCAATCCTTTTGCAGGCACGGTGTGGGAGGAAAAGGGCGCAGGTCTCCGGCAGGTGATGCGCGTGGAAGCGCCGGTGTATCAGGTGCACAGGCTCGGGAAGGGCGAGTCCATCAGCTACGGCCGCACGTTCACCGCGCAGGAGAATATGACCGTGGCCGTGCTCGGCATAGGCTATGCGGACGGCTATTCCCGCGGACTCTCCAACAAGGCCGAGGTGCAGATACACGGCCGGCGGGCGCGCATCGTAGGCCGGGTCTGCATGCAGATGACCGCCGTGGACGTGAGCCACATCGAGGGCGTGAAGCCTGGACAGTACGCCTGCGTGCTCGGCGGCGACGGCGACACTGGCGTTACATCCGAGGAACTGGCCGGTTGGTGGGGGACCATACCTTACGAAGTCTTCTGCCTGCTGGGGCTCAACCGCCGCGAGTTTGTGGGCGAAACGTGA
- a CDS encoding NAD-glutamate dehydrogenase domain-containing protein has protein sequence MPDDAPDLSPDHFLERVTESLGRETAAVVPWFLENMPSYYFRSHSEDEITRHLMALASGRMTSETAIDLAHCEPGDFPCRARKGQVLALHDSRRNLVTYISPSTPSSLEAVMERHDDFNLHTARLYESLDKAIRLDTLLLDPQQPTDPDSDEFAAAVQAMRERVGGDPEACGIPAAYAADWEERFRRMLAGASRDYVAKFDSERSLRHLNAALSLADADPEGAEIRCEMLPKDGESRILLVMADPPPTALLSMVVRVLLRHGAAIHRGYLDRFASAGPEFREETGRRGLAVMSFYVCRDGTPFPDTGPAWEALSGELASLKWHAPHGLEILADEDGWDLRQVMLLMAGCELAHQFLIAENLWAYTADNIVEAVLRCRSTAGLVVRYFEARFDPGRADEPQETQTQAAIAAREAVAELDDEVARRTFETMLEFFANTLRTNYFLPGHHCLAFRFEPEFLKTVGAMNDGDELPYGVYFVHGPDSLGFHVRHRATARGGLRVVPTRKQEQFELESNRLFTEAASLARAQQFKNKDIPEGGAKAVVLLGPRADLDLCVRGFVDGLLDLIVYDPTSDRRALPGVRDYMDPEREEILYLGPDEQIAEHHIVWAVSRARQRGYPWPQAFMSSKPGAGINHKEYGVTSLGVVVYACEVLKELGINPTNDVFRVKLTGGPAGDVAGNAIRLLARDYPHTARIVAVADGHGAAFDPEGLNMDELLRLVEQETSISTFDSSKLSSNDAFVTDTETPEGVRARNTLFAVAEAELFIPAGGRPDTLNAKNWRAFLNDAGEPTARAIVEGANLFLSAEARSSLEDCGVLVVPGPSANKTGVICSSYEILGGLVMDEEEFIAHKQRYVAEVLNILEVRARDEARLLLRERRACGACAPLSELSNMLSREINDASDALERAFVQEAPAIGSLDEDSAWARLLRAYCPPLLVERFAERILDRVPRRHLLALLSAAAASRIVYAEGLGWLSRHADMDSMDHLARVYLEQEARLTALMDSLAPYDIAEKETLLRILQRSGRKALTDEALGLV, from the coding sequence ATGCCCGACGACGCCCCCGACCTCTCGCCGGACCATTTTCTGGAACGCGTCACCGAGTCCCTCGGCCGGGAAACCGCGGCGGTCGTGCCGTGGTTTCTGGAAAACATGCCCTCTTACTACTTCCGGAGCCATTCCGAAGACGAAATCACCCGCCACCTCATGGCCCTGGCGTCCGGCAGGATGACCAGCGAGACGGCAATCGACCTCGCCCACTGCGAACCCGGGGATTTCCCGTGCCGGGCGCGCAAAGGCCAGGTGCTCGCTTTGCACGATTCCCGGCGCAACCTCGTCACCTACATTTCGCCTTCCACGCCCAGCAGCCTGGAGGCGGTGATGGAGCGGCACGACGACTTCAACCTGCATACCGCGCGACTCTACGAGAGCCTGGACAAGGCGATCCGTCTGGACACTCTGCTGCTCGACCCGCAACAGCCGACAGACCCCGACTCCGACGAATTCGCCGCAGCCGTGCAGGCCATGCGCGAGCGTGTGGGCGGCGATCCCGAAGCATGCGGCATTCCGGCGGCGTATGCCGCGGACTGGGAAGAGCGCTTCAGGCGGATGCTTGCCGGCGCGAGCAGGGACTACGTGGCCAAGTTCGACTCTGAGCGCAGCCTGCGCCACCTGAACGCCGCCCTCAGCCTGGCTGATGCCGATCCTGAAGGTGCGGAGATCCGGTGCGAAATGTTGCCCAAAGACGGTGAGAGCCGCATCCTCTTGGTCATGGCCGATCCGCCGCCCACGGCACTGCTCTCCATGGTGGTTCGCGTGCTCCTCCGCCATGGAGCCGCGATCCACCGCGGTTATCTCGACCGTTTCGCCTCTGCCGGACCAGAGTTCCGCGAAGAAACCGGCCGCCGCGGGCTGGCCGTGATGAGCTTCTACGTGTGCAGGGATGGAACGCCATTCCCGGATACCGGACCGGCGTGGGAAGCACTTTCGGGCGAGCTGGCGAGTCTCAAATGGCACGCCCCTCACGGCCTGGAAATCCTTGCCGACGAGGATGGCTGGGATCTCCGGCAGGTCATGCTGCTCATGGCCGGGTGCGAGCTGGCGCACCAGTTCCTTATTGCCGAAAACCTCTGGGCGTACACGGCGGACAACATCGTGGAGGCCGTGCTGCGCTGCCGATCCACGGCCGGGTTGGTGGTGCGATACTTCGAAGCGCGATTCGACCCAGGCCGAGCCGATGAGCCGCAGGAAACCCAGACCCAGGCCGCGATCGCGGCCCGCGAGGCCGTCGCCGAACTGGACGACGAGGTGGCCCGCCGGACCTTCGAGACCATGCTCGAATTTTTCGCGAACACCCTGCGCACCAACTACTTCCTGCCCGGACACCATTGCCTCGCGTTCCGCTTCGAGCCGGAGTTCCTCAAGACCGTGGGCGCAATGAACGACGGCGACGAGCTCCCCTACGGCGTCTATTTCGTGCACGGCCCCGACTCCCTGGGCTTCCATGTGCGACACCGCGCCACGGCCCGCGGGGGGTTACGCGTAGTGCCCACGCGCAAGCAGGAGCAATTCGAGCTCGAATCGAACCGGCTGTTCACGGAAGCCGCCTCCCTGGCCCGGGCCCAGCAGTTCAAAAACAAGGATATTCCGGAGGGCGGAGCCAAGGCAGTTGTGCTGCTGGGCCCCAGAGCCGATCTGGATCTCTGCGTGCGCGGATTCGTGGACGGCCTTCTGGACCTCATCGTGTATGACCCGACATCGGATCGTCGCGCGCTGCCCGGAGTGCGCGACTACATGGACCCGGAACGCGAAGAAATCCTCTATCTCGGGCCGGACGAACAAATCGCCGAGCACCACATCGTGTGGGCCGTGTCCCGCGCCAGGCAGCGCGGCTACCCCTGGCCGCAGGCCTTTATGAGCTCCAAGCCGGGCGCCGGCATCAATCACAAGGAGTACGGCGTCACCAGTCTCGGCGTGGTGGTGTATGCCTGCGAAGTACTCAAGGAATTGGGCATCAACCCCACAAATGACGTATTCCGGGTCAAACTCACCGGCGGACCGGCGGGCGATGTTGCCGGCAACGCCATCCGCCTCCTCGCGCGGGACTACCCGCACACCGCACGCATCGTGGCCGTGGCGGACGGGCATGGAGCGGCCTTCGACCCGGAGGGCCTGAACATGGACGAGTTGCTGCGCCTCGTGGAGCAGGAAACGTCCATTTCGACATTCGATTCGTCAAAACTTTCCTCCAACGACGCTTTCGTGACCGACACGGAGACCCCCGAAGGCGTACGGGCGCGCAACACTCTCTTCGCCGTGGCCGAGGCCGAGCTGTTCATTCCTGCGGGCGGCCGGCCGGACACCCTGAACGCCAAGAACTGGCGCGCGTTTCTGAACGACGCCGGCGAGCCCACGGCGCGTGCGATCGTGGAGGGCGCGAACCTTTTCCTTTCGGCCGAAGCGCGGTCCAGCCTCGAAGACTGCGGCGTGCTCGTGGTTCCCGGGCCATCCGCCAACAAGACCGGCGTGATCTGCTCGTCCTACGAAATTCTGGGCGGACTGGTGATGGACGAGGAGGAGTTCATCGCCCACAAACAACGCTACGTGGCCGAGGTGCTCAACATTCTGGAGGTCCGCGCACGGGACGAGGCTCGGTTGCTCTTGCGCGAACGCCGCGCCTGCGGCGCATGCGCTCCCCTTTCCGAGCTCTCGAACATGCTCTCCCGGGAGATCAACGACGCGAGCGACGCCCTGGAGCGCGCCTTCGTGCAGGAGGCCCCAGCCATCGGCTCGCTGGACGAGGACTCGGCCTGGGCCAGACTCCTGCGCGCCTACTGCCCGCCGCTGCTCGTTGAACGGTTCGCGGAGCGCATATTGGACCGAGTGCCCCGCCGCCATCTTCTTGCCCTGCTTTCGGCCGCGGCGGCGTCGCGCATCGTGTACGCCGAAGGACTCGGCTGGCTGTCGCGCCACGCGGATATGGACTCCATGGACCACCTCGCCCGCGTCTACCTGGAACAGGAAGCACGACTCACCGCCCTGATGGATAGCCTGGCGCCGTACGACATCGCCGAGAAGGAGACCCTTCTGCGGATACTGCAACGCAGCGGCCGCAAGGCGTTGACGGACGAAGCTCTCGGACTTGTATGA
- a CDS encoding sensor histidine kinase, translating to MRLRKATVLILLASIAALAVILTLASEYIVGAGFDELEVRYGERNLERAERLVRTEVAGIDNLTVDWATWDATYEFVVDRNEEYIRENIILETFLEQELNFIGVFNRAGEPVYALGAALETEELTAPPEGLLSRMEPGRVLSLDLDAEEVEPVKGLLLLEGGPFLVAVHPIVRSDGAGPPNGMLAMGKFVSDDMIARLADNLGLPAAWHRPDRPLPEAAQELVGSSRQTLLDFSEHDAGKGFVEVDDLDGAPALIVELTFDRDIHAQSHKTIRYFVIALVVSTLIFSMCVMLVIERRVLSRLDRLNRQVREVAKNPGSAPWVHLDGRDELAELAQGINTMLGEIVQAYTSLDRELTARRASETFLAQIFDAVKAGIILVDPVDFTVQDANSFALELMGRSREDVIGKKCHGFICPAEAGRCPVVDLGNTVDLSVRQLIAEGGGVVPILKSVNRVQRDGHELLLETFIDISEIQEAEDALKLSEEMYRAIFRNTGAASLIADMAGMITMVNEEFERLAGIQAADVELRYFWVDFFPQEDQRALLAMQRNADDLQESQHAKLTFNTANGEERFVRILVAKLPRVNVCVISLQDLTEQQQTETALRTIQQELEETVSSRTKELRDAVEELKEMDRLKSAFLSSASHELRTPLTSVLGYTKLIRKTLRRHFWPTGRRKEALAPIVQELESNFKIIEREGKRLTQIIDDLLDLNTIESGSMVWRDEVFDPAEVLDQAVRNIQPALQKREFVKCESTYPRSLGFVRMDRARLHQVVINLLDNAVKFTHQGTVALRASNKEAGWVEIRVEDSGVGIPKEELEAIFDKFYQTQSPDGLSDKPLGTGLGLTICRRIVERYHGRIWVESEPGRGSTFIVRLPMTEKDGKPLRNKSEDVGAA from the coding sequence TTGCGACTGCGAAAAGCCACAGTTCTCATACTCCTCGCATCCATTGCCGCCCTGGCGGTCATTCTCACCCTGGCCTCCGAGTATATCGTGGGGGCGGGGTTCGACGAGCTCGAGGTGCGCTATGGCGAGCGCAACCTTGAGCGGGCGGAACGACTCGTGCGGACCGAGGTGGCCGGTATTGACAACCTCACCGTGGATTGGGCCACCTGGGACGCCACCTACGAGTTTGTGGTGGACCGCAATGAGGAGTATATCCGCGAGAACATCATCCTCGAAACATTCCTGGAGCAGGAGCTCAATTTCATCGGCGTTTTCAATCGCGCGGGCGAACCGGTGTACGCCCTGGGCGCCGCCCTGGAAACCGAAGAGCTCACTGCCCCGCCGGAAGGCCTGCTGTCCAGAATGGAGCCTGGCCGTGTCCTCTCACTGGACCTGGACGCAGAGGAAGTGGAGCCGGTCAAAGGCCTGCTGCTGCTGGAAGGCGGTCCGTTCCTCGTCGCGGTGCATCCCATTGTCAGGAGCGACGGCGCGGGGCCTCCAAACGGCATGCTGGCCATGGGCAAGTTCGTCAGCGACGACATGATTGCCAGGCTGGCCGACAATCTGGGTCTGCCCGCCGCATGGCACCGCCCGGACAGACCGCTTCCGGAAGCCGCGCAGGAGCTCGTGGGCTCATCCCGGCAAACCCTTCTGGATTTCTCCGAACATGATGCAGGCAAGGGGTTCGTGGAGGTCGACGACCTCGACGGCGCTCCCGCTCTGATCGTCGAATTGACTTTCGACCGGGACATCCATGCGCAGAGCCACAAGACCATTCGCTACTTCGTCATCGCCCTTGTCGTGTCCACGCTCATCTTCAGCATGTGCGTCATGCTGGTTATCGAACGGCGCGTATTGTCGCGACTCGACCGGCTGAACCGCCAGGTGCGGGAAGTGGCGAAGAATCCTGGCTCAGCCCCGTGGGTGCATCTTGATGGCCGTGACGAGCTGGCCGAGCTGGCGCAAGGCATCAACACCATGCTCGGCGAGATCGTCCAGGCATATACAAGCCTGGACCGCGAACTCACCGCCAGACGCGCCAGCGAAACGTTCCTGGCTCAGATTTTCGACGCCGTGAAGGCGGGCATCATACTTGTCGATCCGGTGGACTTCACCGTGCAGGACGCCAACAGCTTCGCGCTGGAGCTCATGGGCCGCTCGCGCGAGGACGTCATCGGCAAGAAATGCCATGGCTTCATCTGCCCGGCCGAGGCCGGCCGCTGCCCTGTCGTGGACCTCGGCAATACGGTCGATCTTTCAGTGCGCCAGCTTATCGCAGAAGGCGGCGGGGTCGTACCCATCCTGAAGTCCGTGAACAGAGTCCAGCGGGACGGGCACGAGCTGCTCCTCGAAACATTCATCGACATCTCCGAGATCCAGGAAGCCGAAGACGCGCTCAAGCTGTCCGAGGAAATGTACCGCGCCATCTTCCGCAATACCGGCGCCGCCAGCCTCATCGCGGACATGGCCGGCATGATCACCATGGTCAATGAGGAGTTCGAGCGGCTGGCGGGCATCCAGGCGGCGGATGTGGAGCTGAGATACTTCTGGGTCGACTTTTTTCCGCAGGAGGACCAGCGGGCGTTGCTGGCCATGCAGCGCAACGCGGACGACCTGCAGGAATCCCAGCACGCCAAGCTCACCTTCAATACGGCCAACGGGGAGGAGCGCTTCGTGCGCATCCTGGTGGCCAAGCTGCCCAGGGTGAACGTCTGCGTCATATCCCTGCAGGACCTGACCGAGCAGCAGCAGACCGAAACGGCGCTGCGGACCATACAGCAGGAGCTGGAAGAGACGGTGTCCTCGCGCACCAAGGAACTGCGAGACGCCGTGGAGGAGCTCAAGGAAATGGACAGGCTCAAGTCCGCCTTCCTTTCCTCCGCCTCCCACGAGCTGCGCACCCCGCTGACGTCCGTGCTGGGCTACACCAAGCTCATCAGGAAGACCCTGCGTCGTCATTTCTGGCCCACAGGTCGCCGAAAGGAAGCGCTTGCACCGATCGTCCAGGAACTGGAAAGCAACTTCAAGATCATCGAGCGCGAGGGGAAGCGTCTCACGCAGATCATCGACGACCTCCTCGACCTCAATACCATCGAGTCGGGCTCCATGGTCTGGCGCGACGAGGTGTTCGACCCGGCTGAAGTGCTGGACCAGGCGGTGCGAAACATCCAGCCGGCCCTTCAGAAAAGAGAGTTCGTCAAGTGCGAGTCCACATATCCGCGATCTCTCGGCTTCGTCCGCATGGACCGCGCGCGGCTCCACCAGGTGGTCATCAATCTCTTGGACAACGCCGTGAAGTTCACCCACCAGGGCACTGTGGCGCTGAGGGCGAGCAACAAGGAGGCGGGCTGGGTGGAAATACGCGTGGAGGACTCGGGCGTGGGCATCCCCAAGGAGGAGCTGGAGGCCATATTCGACAAGTTCTACCAGACGCAATCCCCGGACGGGCTCTCCGACAAACCTCTTGGCACCGGCCTCGGTCTGACGATCTGCCGCCGCATCGTGGAGCGCTACCACGGCCGAATCTGGGTGGAATCGGAACCGGGCAGGGGCTCCACGTTCATTGTCCGCCTGCCCATGACGGAAAAGGACGGCAAGCCGCTCCGCAACAAATCCGAGGATGTCGGGGCGGCGTGA